From the genome of Sphingobacterium sp. UGAL515B_05:
TTGCTTTCGCCTTGATACCATAATATACCTTTCAATCCTGTCCCCAACCATTTACTGACCCCTGCTTCAAAATTGTAAGCAGGTTGATACGGATGGCGTTGATTTTTCACCTTCGAAACAGCCAGATTCTGACCGGCACGTTCACGGCAGAAATCCTGCAGAAAATCTGACTTTTGCCAATTGTGGATATAAGAGGCCAGCAGATCATCGTTTTCCAGTGATTTTCGATCAATCCAAGATTCAGTATTAGAGCCACCTACCGAAAGATCAATAATACCAATGGGAATATGTTGCTCGTTGGCGATCTGCTGGGCAAATGAATAAGCAACAGCTGAGAACTGAGCGGCCTCTTCTCCGGTAGCTTGCCGCCAGGCGCCGCTGAAAAAGGCCAAATCGTTTACTTTCCTTAAGGTAGCGGTATCCCATGCAACAGCATTGGTTTCCACGAGGTTGCGGCATTTAAAAAGGCGCATGTTCTTTATGTGCAGTGCATTGTTAATCAGCTCTTCGCCCTTTGCAGCTCCACGAAGTTGAAACGCCATATTTGATTGCCCCGAAGCAAGGTATACATCGCCAAAAAGAATATTTTTCAATACTATTTTCTCCCTGCCCGAACGCACGGCTATTTCATAGGGCCCTCCGGCTTCCATTTTAGGCAATTTAATTTCCCAGAAACCATCGGAATTGACTCGGGTCCTATAATTTTTCTTGTTAAAGACAACAGTGATCTCATCGGCGGCTGTCCCTTTACCATAGATGCTATTTTCCCAATTACGCTGGAGCACCATATCTGAACCGATTGTTTCGGCCACTTGTAGTTTTTGGCTAAGGGGTACCAGTGCATTAGCCACCTGTCTCGCGATGAATTTTGCTCCTTGTTTATTCGGGTGCAAGTAATCGTCGAAAAGATCAATTCGAGCATGAAGTGGACTATTGAGATCAATCAAACCAACCTGATTACTTTCAGCAATACGCGGAATCAGTTGCTGGATCTGATCGTACCAGTCACGGGTGCCGGACAGGAAGCGGGCATGACCACTAAAAATAGGAGTCAATCGACAGATGTAAATTTTTACTTTGGGATTAACGGATCGTATGGAGTCAATCAAGGTTGCGTAATCTGCTGCGAAAGAATTCTTATAATTCGGCCAATTTCGTGGATCAGTATCATTGAGTCCCAGGTGTATAATGGCAATATCCGGCTTGAAGGCCAATGCATTTCTGTATTCTTCTGTTTTATCATAAGGTCTATGCCCCTTACGTAAAAGCGTGGCCCCTGAATGGCCAAAATTCCTTACTTCAAACCGCTGACCCAGCAACGCTTGAAGCTGGCTCGGATAGGAATCCTGACTTGGGCTGGCAAGGCCATAGCCAAAAGTTACGGAGTTACCGATGCAAGCTACTTTTGTTCGGGGTTGTCCCACGGAAATGGAGATGGAGACAATCAAACCTAAAAGTAGACCTCCTTTTTTTGACATATAGGTATGCAGCGTGCTGATCAAGTATTTCATTTTCATCATCTATTCATTCAGGATATAAAAGCGATATAGGCGGCGGTTTTTCATTAATTTACTAATATGCTTACTTCTCCGTTGTTTTGGGTTTGAGAAACAGGAGTTGCAAGAGTAACGCCAACAGTACCGCGCCTCCCAATAATGCAAAGCCTAGCCCAAAATGCCCTTCGTCCTTAAATTTCCCTAACCATTGCGTGATAACGGCTCCAGCGAACACCCCAACCATATTCATAAAACCATAAGCGGTTGCCCGTAAATTTTTAGGAACAACCTGACATAGGATAGGCATATTGTTGGCATCAAATATGCCAAAGCCAATTCCAAAACAGACCGCCGCTCCGACCACCGCAGGTAAGGTCTGGCCTAATCCCAAAAACAATAAAGCTGGTATGGTCAGTCCAAGCCCAATTGCACTGGTATAAATGCGGCCACGGATATTTTTTTGTACCCATCGATCACTGAGTATGCCGCCGACGATAACTCCAATAAAGGATGAGATCGCGATTGTGATAGTCGACAATGGACCAGCTTTGGCCATTGGAATATTCAGGCTATCGGCAAACAAGGTTGGCAACCAATTTTTTATGGCCCAGCCGGGTAAGCTTGGAGCCGCAAAATAAAATAATAGGATCCAGAATGCCACATTGGAAAATAGCAACAGTAAACTTTTGGGAAGAGACAATCGCCCTTCCGAAGCAGGCTCCTCAAGGGATGGCTCATGTTTTTTCTCCACAAGCAAGATCGCTAATAGGACCGCATAACATATTCCGATAATTCCAAACCAATGAAAAGCGGTATGCCATCCTTTTGAAGCGGCCAATGTGGCACCAAAACCGCCCAAGGCCTGACCTGTATAAAGTCCTGTCATATGTAACCCAATGGCTAACGATCGATTTTTTCCGGTATGGTAATCGGCGATCAGCGAAAGGGCTGTCGGGATATACAATGCTTCACTAAATCCCATAATTGCCCGTAAAACCAATAGCGTTGCATAATCGTGCGCCATCCCCATGCCATAGGTTACGGCCGACCACACAAAAAGACTGCCTACGATCAGCCATTTTCTATTGCTGCGATCGGCAACGATACCGGCTATCGGACTCATGACACCATAGATGTAAAGAAAAACGGCCATCAATACACCAAAAGTCTCGGCTCGCTGCAATTGCGGAATATCAACCTGCATGGCTTCACGCATAGTAGATAGCATCTGTCGATCCATATAATTCAGCAGGGCTACTCCCCAAAGGAGGGCTACAACGAGCCATGGGTAAAAAGATTTATGTCGTAAAGAAGAGATCATTTCAATTTTTATCAGGTTTATATTGAGTTTTTTATATCTTATTTTTTCAATCCCATTTCTTAGAAAATGTGGCCACTAAAATCTCAGGCGTACGAACGCCGGCCTTAATTTCTCCACTAGGCAAGATAATCATGTCGCCCCAAACAACAGCTGTCGTGGTTACAGGTCCATCCGACGGCAGATCCCCCATCCGCTTCCATATTTTCAATTTCAAATCATAACGCCATACTGCTCTACCAAAGCCAGGATGATTGATTTGCAATTTATTCTTGGCATCAATAAGTTTCTGTCTCTTCGAGAGGTTCGCTTCCTTTTTAGCGTCAAAGATTAGCGCTTCCACCTGATGGAAGGTATTGCCCCGATCTGCACTCAACAACCATATTCCTTGGTCGGGCAATACACAAGCAGTTCCCGCCGCGGCAGGGAAAGGAATGTCCGTCCGTTTGGACCAAGTACTACCACCATCGGTTGAGCACCATAGTTCATGATATAACTTTGAAGGGCTCTCTGGATGAGCCTTTCTTCCACCAAGTAGATACAGCCCATGTTGACTATCAGACAACAATTGCAAATGGGAGACAGCATAGGGCAATCTTCCCACACAAACCCATCCTTTTTCAAGATGTGCTAGATCCAATTGCAACACTTGATCTGATACAGCATCAGACATTTCTCCACCGGCAATGAAAAGTTTATTTCCATGAATTACCGCTCCCATATTAGCTAATGGAAACGGTAGGTTCGGGAAGTCAGACACCGTAATTTTCTTGGTAGAGCCATCGTATTTAATCAGTCTACAAATGGCTGTTTTTCCTTCCGGAGTCTCTCCACCGATAACCAACAATCCATCGGGTAGACTCAGGCTAGCTGCGTAAGAAACTGCCGCAGGAAGACTATCATGGGCTATTAAGCGCAGTCCTTCCCTTTCTTTTCCGTAAATAAAAACATCTTTTTGGATCTCTTTCACCCCACCTTCCCAAGGTGGTAAATGTGGAAAATTCGCTCCGCCGGCAACCAGAAAACAATCGCCTGTGACACCGGCTATTGGTCCTGCCATACCAATATGCACCTTTCCATCTTGCATAGCTGGCAACGTAATGCCTTTATGCCATTCCAATTGACCCACCTGTGCTTGAACAGCACCTGTAACCAGTATTCCCACGATAACTCCCATCCAATGTTGTTTTGTCATATCTATTTATTCTCGAACCTACAGTCTACCTTGTAATCTCCCTCTCGATGTAAGCACACATGATACTCATCTCGAGAGGGAGATCTTTTTTACTGTGCACAAAACGTCTGAAAATTAAGTTTGTTTACATCATTCTTAAAGAGCTCAAATTGCGCTGTCGACATATTTTTCACAGGTAGTCTAAATGCTCCGCAGTCAAGGTCAATTAATTTCATATAAGCTTTCCCGACCGAAATACCGCCATACTTTCCTAGTAATGTGATCATATCGATAGACTTTTGCTGTAAAGCATTCGCTTTTTCTATATCTCCGCTGTCATAAGCATCTATGAGCGCAAGATACAAAGGTGCTGCGTAGTTATAGGTACTTCCAACAGCTCCTTTATTACCCAATACTAAAGCGGACAGCATATTCTCATCTCTTCCCCATAACATATCATACTTGCGATCTGCATAATTCATGCAACTTAAAAAATCCATAAAGTCTTCGTGCGTATATTTGATTCCCTTAAAATTGGGTATTACGCCATCAATCTGCTTCAACAGGTCGATCATCGGGAAGTTTCCACCGGTCAATACCGGGATATGGTAATAATAGAAAGCCGTATTCGGAGCTGCGCTTGCAATTTCGATACAACATTTTGCCAGCTGATCGACGTTGGCAGGTTTAAAATAAGATGGTGAAGTAAAGGAAACAACATCTACCCCTGCCCGCTCGGCCAGTCGAGCCAATTGTTGACATTCCTTAATATTTGTTCCTCCCAAGAGCATCATAAGTATAAAGGCATCATCCTCTTTTGTTAATCTGGCCCAAGCTGTCATCACCGCAACTTTTTCCTCAAAAGTCAGCGATACCCCTTCCCCCGTTGAGCCACAAATGAAAGCACCTGTTACCCGGTTACGCTTTAACATCGCATAGTATTGCGGAATCAGCTCAAGATTCAATTCTCCGTTTTCATCGAAAGGAGTAAATGGCGCTGCAATTAATCCTGAGATTTTTTGATTTAGCATGATATGTGTATTTAATATTGTGTTATTTTTTAAAATGTAACTAAAACGATGTATAACCTTTCGTTTGAACCAAGAGCCGGTTATTTGTCAGCGCATCCCTATTAATTGGCCATAAAAGGCGAAATGATTCTGCTACGGGCAATGATGTATACTTATAAACAAAGCTATCGCCCATTCTTCTCAAATCATACCAATATTTCCCCTCGCCAATAAATTCCAATTTGCGTTCTTTCAAAATTGCTTCCATGGGATCACTGTCTATCTTCTGATTTGGAAAACCAAAAGTACCTTCGTTATAATTACTTCCAAAAGCTCTTGCTCGAACCAAATTGATTTCCTCTTTGGGGCTTTCACCCAGTAGCACTTTGGCTTCAGCTAACAGCAAGAGTAAATCTGCATAACGATAGATTGGAAAATCATTCGTAAATGCGCGAGATCCAGCATTTTGTTCACCTTGATATTTTTTTAGGAAGCAACCGGCCAAATTGAACTTTCCTGTCGCATCTTTTGAATAGGCCGCTTGGATGGATGTGTTTTTACGTTGATCCAAATCGTTATAGTCCCGGTACGAACGGATACGGGTTGGTGCACGTAGTATTCCACCATAGTTTTCAGCTGTTACGGTGAATTTTCTGTTGGAAAGCGAATCATAATAATTTGCGATAAGACCCGATTGTGGAACGAAATCGGATATAAAGCCTAAAGTCGCTTCATTTAATTGATGACGCACCACAAAAATCATTTCACCATTACCGCGATTGCCTGAAGAAAATAGACCCGAAAAATCTGGTTGCAGAGACAAAGTTAGATTTGATTTTATTTCCGATAAAGCATTTTTGGCTGTTAAGGCAGCATCTTTGCCGCCGCCTCGATGTGCATTCCAAAGATTCACTTCTGCTTTAAGCATTAATGTTGCAGCTTTTGACCAATACGATTTTGTATTCTTCACGGAATAGTCTGTTCCAAAAGAAGTCAAAGAGCTTTCTAAATCCGACGTAACAAGCCCTAAAACATCCGAAGCTGGAGAAGCAGCTTTAGCAAGGTTGGTGATATCGATATTGCCGACAGGCTCTGTTTGCAGGACAACATCTCCCCAGGAACGATACAACTGAAAATAGTAAAATGCACGCATTCCATAAGCAATTCCTAAATAGTAACCTTTATTCTGCGCGGTCACAATATCAGTCGTGTTAAGTTTACTGATCAACAAATTTATCTGATTGATATTTTCGTAAAAAGCCCCGAAATTGCTCACCCCTGGATTATCAAGATCTAAATTATGATTCCACATTCTTTCCAACCCTTGCGGAGCTTCCCCTGTAAAAGACGATGTCGTTCCGGGATCATTGCCAAAGACCTCCCCCTGGTATTCACCCAGAAGTACAAATGCGCGCTCATGATTCCGAAATCTTGCGTGTAGACCACTCACAAACGAATCAAATTGATCGGCTGTCTTCCAGTAATTCCCATCGCTAATTGTACTTACAGGATTTAATTCTAGATTTTTATTGCAAGAACTTAATAGGCCTAGTCCCAATACCGTTGCCAAGCTTAAGGTTTTTATATTGATTTTCATCGTTTTCAATTTTTAAGATTAAAAGGATAGTTGAACACCGAGGACATACGATCTTGGTGTAGGATAAGTACCTAGGTATATACCTGTAACCAAATTATTCGCATCTACTGGAGGCTCAGGTGATGGACCCGAGAATTTTGTGATGTAAAAAAGATTAGATCCGGTAAAATAAATTCGTGCATGCGAAAATACCCGCGATTTTTCGAGCAATGATTTGGGCATGTCGTAGGAAAGAGTGAGCTCACGAAGTGCCAAATAATCTCCTTTTTCATAAAACCTCGAATTGTTGCTATTCAACACCGCATTCGCATTGTTTCCACGTGTATAATTCTGTTTGGAACCACCAACCTGATCCGCAAAATAAACCTTTGGAATGTCTGTTATAGTGTTGGTTGGTGACCAAGCTTGCTTTTGCAGCTCAATATAATTGAATGTGCCCTGATAATTCCCCAATGTTCTTGCGACAAGATCATTGTAAATCTTATGTCCCAGCGCAAACTCCCAGTTTGAAAAAAGGCTCAGATTCTTATAACTTAAATTCGTTGTAAATCCACCCGTCCATTTTGGATTAATATTGCCGATATACACTTGATCACGTGAATCGATAATATCATTTCCATCGACATCCAGCCAATTGACATCTCCAGGAGTAATTCTTCCATTTTTTCCAACAGGGAGATTAGGCCCAGTAATTCCTGCAATATTATCCGTGCGGTTTCCGGCAATTGAACTTACCTCAGCATCATCTTTAAATATTGATACTTGTTTATATGCGTAGATATCGCCCAGCGATTGCCCCTCCTGATATCCACCTACCCATTTAACTTGACCCGATGTTGGATCATAGATCTGTAAACCACCTTGACGATTATTTTCGTTTCCATTATTCGGCAGCTCCAGTATTTTATTTTTAACAAATGCGGCATTGGCGCCAATATTCAAATTAATACCATCGGGATTTCTAAGCACGCGAGCCTGTAACCCAAACTCCAGGCCTTTATTTTGTAAAGTCCCTAAGTTGGTATTTATAGACGAGAAGCCGATATAACTAGGCAGAGTCAGATCTGTTAAAAGGTTTTTAGTTTTTCTATTGTAATAATCGAATAGTAAAGTTACGCGGTCTTTCCATAAACCTAAATCTAAACCTACACCTGTCGTTTTACTCGTTTCCCAAACTAAATTTCCATTTACCGGCTGTGTATTGAGGTATCCAGCGGTTCCATTATAATTGGTTTGCAAGGAATAGGTTCCCTGAACTTCATATCTGCCTAATCCGTTTATATTTCCATTTTCTCCGTAACTCAGTCTAGGCTTCAAAGTTGAAATATAGTCCGCTAATTTGGTATTCTTAAAAAATGTTTCTTGATGAACATTCCAGCCTGCAGAAAGACCTGGGAAAAAGCCCCAACGATGGCCATCTGCTAAACTCGAAACCCCATCCAAACGATATACGGCATTCAACAAATATTTTCCATCATAATCATAAGCCAAACGTCCCATGGACGAAATAATTCGATATTCAGATTTTGAGGATGTGTTATTTCCAGCCACAAAAACAGTCGAAGCATTGACGGTCGGTATATCATCAGTAGGCGCATTCTTCCCATACACCTGCATAAAATCAGTTTTCGTATTAAAATATTCTGCACCAAGCATAGCGTTCAGATTATGCTTCTCACCAAATGTTTTGGTATAATTTAAAATACCGTTAAACTGTGTTTGGAAATCACGATTTATATTGCGATAAGCATCTCTTGACGTACTGCCTATTGTTTCGGGGTTAGAAAACACATTAGCATAGGTCTGGGTCGATTTTTGAAAGAACTCATTCAATAACTCTTTCATATAGGCATTTCCGGAGACCTTGAGGTATAGACCAGGAATAATATCCCATTTTAGAGAACCGTTTACGACAATGCGATTCGTTTCATTATTTCTCTCCATACGGCTCAACCAATACAATGGATTCCCATCATTGATGCCGTTGCCTGGATTGGGTCTCGTCTTCGCCTCATCAACCCAAGGATTAAATGTTGGCCAAATAGCCAAATTCCGATATAATGCACTTACTTCCGATCCGCCAACGCCATATTGAGAAGCAGTTGACAAATTGACCGAGGTTGCTACCTCCAGATTCGGTTTCAGCTTATATGAACCATTTAGATCTGCAGTATATCTTTTATAGTTGGAACCCACAATGATTCCATTCTCATCATATGCATCAAATGCAGCGAAATATTTTCCTCGATCGTTACCGCCCGATACATTTACATAATGATCCTTTGTATAGGTATTTCGAAATAAGATATCCTCAACTTCACCCGAATGATCTTTATAAATTATCTGACCACCATACGGATCATCTACAAGTTGCCACCCTTTAGCTAGTAATGGATCCAAGTCAGCTGTGTAACGACGAATATCGAACGAAGATAAATTTGCGTTATCAGTCAATAATCCCAAACCCCTGGAGCCATTAGCTGTCTCAATCGTTTTACCGGCATTTAAATACCCCAAGCGCGTATAATAAATGTAATCCCCAGCATTCATGTAACGATACCCCTCACGACGTTGGTTAAAGCCTCCTGTGAATTTATAAGATATAGTTGACTGTCCCGATTTACCAGTTTTCGTTGTGATCAAAACTACGCCATTATTTGCACGAGCACCATATATTGCCGTTGCAGAAGCATCTTTTAGAAGTTCGATGGATTCAATATTATCCGAACTCACATCATTCATTTCACGAATGACACCATCTATTACAACTAAAGGGGGACTAGAACTTTTAATTGATGCTCCACCGCGCAATTTTAACATAGGCGCCGCCCCGGGTGTACCCGATTTGTTTACCACCTGTAATCCAGGTACAGTTCCCTGCAATGCTGTAGCAACATTAGAACGGGGCGTATTTTGCAAAACAGTTTTATCTACTTTGGCGATGGAACCAGTTACACTTCTCCTGTTTTGTGTTCCATATCCCACCACCACCACTTCATCCATTTGCTCAACCTTGGATTCAAGTTTGATATCCAATTGATTTAATTGCCCAACTTTTACTTCAAATGGTCTATACCCCGTAGACGTGATGACTAAAATAGTATTGGGATTGGTACTGATTGAGAAAGTCCCATCAGCATTTGTCTGCAAAGATTGGTTGGATCCCTTGACTTTTACAGTCACATTGCTTAGCAGCTCCCCTGTCTTTGCATCGGTAATTTTTCCCCGCACCGCATGGTCTTGTGCCTGCGCTAAAAGCAAATTGCCCATCAAAACAGACAGCGTGAGAAGGGTTCGTAATTTTAGGTTTGAATACATATTGGTTTGTATTAAGTATTACATATATGCAAATATATAAATAACAAAATATAAAAAACAAATTTTAATTAAATTATGTATAACATATTAATCACTTTTATTAATTATCTTTGTCTTAATGCGCCTAATGCGCTATATGTAATATATATGGAACCGAATTCTTCGTTGATCGAACATCTGAATACAATTGATACCTCTTCACTAGTAGACCGTGCTGAAAAAGAAATCATCAATCTTTTTGTCAATCAAGGCTTAAAGGTTGGAGATGCTTTACCTAAAGAAATTGAATTGGCCGAAACCCTTGGTGTAAGTCGTACAGTAGTTCGCGAAGCTATGTTGCGGTTACGTATGGTCGGATTGATCGAATCGAAAAAACATCGTGGTGCCGTTCTAACAAGTCCAGATCTTATAAAACCGCTGCGCAAATCACTTTATCCAACCATCATGGAAAATAAGACCTTACAGGATCTTTTTGAAATGCGCATGGTGCTGGAGGTGGGTATGGCGGATATTCTTTTTGAGCATATACAGGAAAAAGACATTGAGGAGCTGGAAGCGATCGTTGCCAAGGAACCTATAAATGCAGATAATACAATTTTCGACATTGAAACAGAAATAGCCTTTCACGGTAAGCTTTATGAAATCACTGGAAATACGATTCTAAAAGACTTCCAGAACATGCTGTTACCTGTTTTTCAATATGTCCATAGCAGCGGTTTACTGACCAGTCCCAGTCCATCGAAAAGCTTCATCTCACACCGAGGCTTAGTTGATATATTGAAGGTCGGCAATGCTGAAGTTTTTCGAAATGCCATGCGCAAGCATCTTGACAATCATTATCAAAGACTTTTTTTATATAAAAAATCTGTTGGATAATCTCTTTTACGAGATCGATTCACAACACGACAAAAAAGCCCAATCATATGATTGGGCTTTTTCTTTAAACTATTTCTACTTGATACTTCCGTCTGGCTATTACATAAGTTGGCACTTTGTTATTCAGACAGCAACAGTACAATGATTCCATGCGGAGGAAGAATGAACTTTCTATTCTGACCAAGGTTTCCTTCATCGCGATGAAGCCATAAATCTCTGACGCGATTTTTTGGAGATAAATTCAGCACTTTAGTATCTAATTTAAACATCGTCTCGTTGTCTGATCTATTAAGTATTGCAAGTGCTTTACGCTTTGGATCTGCCAGGTCTTTTTTCCATACTTCTACCTCACCCGCTTTAAACACAGCTTGTGCTTGCTTAAAAGCCTTATCCTGATTAAGCGCGATCATTTCTTTGTTCGTCAATATAGCGAGTGTCTCTTTTGAAATTTTACGTAGATCATTTCCGGCCATCAAAGGTGAATTTAACATACACCACATTGAAAAATGTGTTTTATCTTCTTCATGAGTCATTCCATTTCCCACTTGAAGCATATCCATATCGTTATAGTGACCTGGAGAGCTATATGGATAAAGATTACGATTGAGATCAATAATATGCAACACAGAAGCAAAATTTGGTTGTATATCTTGCGAGATGCGCCAGGAATCTACCTGTTTAATGGCCCATTCCCCTGGAAATTGCCAACGGCAAAGATTAAAACCTACATCTGGGCGAACTGCCTGCACTGCGGTTATTATCTTTGTATATTGCTCGCGATCATCCAGTTTCATTTCCAATCCACCACACCAATCCACTTTGATGAAATCAAAATTCCACTCTTTAAAAAATAACTGTGCATCTTGGTCTTCATGACCATACATTCCTACCCCAATACCTTTTGGATCTTTGTCCCAGATAGAACCACAGGTATTTTTTCCTCCCTCCGAATACAATCCCGCTTTTAATCCCATGGAATGAATATAATCGGATAGAGCCCGCATTCCACCGGGAAATTTTGACCGATCTTCGTAAAGATTTCCCAGTTCGTCCCTCCCCCGAAATACCCGTCATCGACATTAATATATCTGTATCCTGCATCATGTAAACCAGTCGCAACCATGGCATCGGCCTGTT
Proteins encoded in this window:
- a CDS encoding GDSL-type esterase/lipase family protein, which produces MKYLISTLHTYMSKKGGLLLGLIVSISISVGQPRTKVACIGNSVTFGYGLASPSQDSYPSQLQALLGQRFEVRNFGHSGATLLRKGHRPYDKTEEYRNALAFKPDIAIIHLGLNDTDPRNWPNYKNSFAADYATLIDSIRSVNPKVKIYICRLTPIFSGHARFLSGTRDWYDQIQQLIPRIAESNQVGLIDLNSPLHARIDLFDDYLHPNKQGAKFIARQVANALVPLSQKLQVAETIGSDMVLQRNWENSIYGKGTAADEITVVFNKKNYRTRVNSDGFWEIKLPKMEAGGPYEIAVRSGREKIVLKNILFGDVYLASGQSNMAFQLRGAAKGEELINNALHIKNMRLFKCRNLVETNAVAWDTATLRKVNDLAFFSGAWRQATGEEAAQFSAVAYSFAQQIANEQHIPIGIIDLSVGGSNTESWIDRKSLENDDLLASYIHNWQKSDFLQDFCRERAGQNLAVSKVKNQRHPYQPAYNFEAGVSKWLGTGLKGILWYQGESNAHNIELHERLFKTLVSSWRKSFHQELPFFFVQLTSIDRPSWGDFRNSQRLLEKAIAGTHMAVTIDVGDSLDVHPREKIVVGRRLADLVRQHVYGVELNADHPEPVSYALRDDKLLLTFDHCIKLVTQGNLAVKGFQVMDNKGKIYDVNANILSGNVVEIVKPSFGISRILYGYEPFSRANLQNEIGTPVSTFDLTIN
- a CDS encoding MFS transporter, with amino-acid sequence MISSLRHKSFYPWLVVALLWGVALLNYMDRQMLSTMREAMQVDIPQLQRAETFGVLMAVFLYIYGVMSPIAGIVADRSNRKWLIVGSLFVWSAVTYGMGMAHDYATLLVLRAIMGFSEALYIPTALSLIADYHTGKNRSLAIGLHMTGLYTGQALGGFGATLAASKGWHTAFHWFGIIGICYAVLLAILLVEKKHEPSLEEPASEGRLSLPKSLLLLFSNVAFWILLFYFAAPSLPGWAIKNWLPTLFADSLNIPMAKAGPLSTITIAISSFIGVIVGGILSDRWVQKNIRGRIYTSAIGLGLTIPALLFLGLGQTLPAVVGAAVCFGIGFGIFDANNMPILCQVVPKNLRATAYGFMNMVGVFAGAVITQWLGKFKDEGHFGLGFALLGGAVLLALLLQLLFLKPKTTEK
- a CDS encoding dihydrodipicolinate synthase family protein; the encoded protein is MLNQKISGLIAAPFTPFDENGELNLELIPQYYAMLKRNRVTGAFICGSTGEGVSLTFEEKVAVMTAWARLTKEDDAFILMMLLGGTNIKECQQLARLAERAGVDVVSFTSPSYFKPANVDQLAKCCIEIASAAPNTAFYYYHIPVLTGGNFPMIDLLKQIDGVIPNFKGIKYTHEDFMDFLSCMNYADRKYDMLWGRDENMLSALVLGNKGAVGSTYNYAAPLYLALIDAYDSGDIEKANALQQKSIDMITLLGKYGGISVGKAYMKLIDLDCGAFRLPVKNMSTAQFELFKNDVNKLNFQTFCAQ
- the nanU gene encoding SusD family outer membrane lipoprotein NanU, which produces MKINIKTLSLATVLGLGLLSSCNKNLELNPVSTISDGNYWKTADQFDSFVSGLHARFRNHERAFVLLGEYQGEVFGNDPGTTSSFTGEAPQGLERMWNHNLDLDNPGVSNFGAFYENINQINLLISKLNTTDIVTAQNKGYYLGIAYGMRAFYYFQLYRSWGDVVLQTEPVGNIDITNLAKAASPASDVLGLVTSDLESSLTSFGTDYSVKNTKSYWSKAATLMLKAEVNLWNAHRGGGKDAALTAKNALSEIKSNLTLSLQPDFSGLFSSGNRGNGEMIFVVRHQLNEATLGFISDFVPQSGLIANYYDSLSNRKFTVTAENYGGILRAPTRIRSYRDYNDLDQRKNTSIQAAYSKDATGKFNLAGCFLKKYQGEQNAGSRAFTNDFPIYRYADLLLLLAEAKVLLGESPKEEINLVRARAFGSNYNEGTFGFPNQKIDSDPMEAILKERKLEFIGEGKYWYDLRRMGDSFVYKYTSLPVAESFRLLWPINRDALTNNRLLVQTKGYTSF
- a CDS encoding TonB-dependent receptor; this encodes MYSNLKLRTLLTLSVLMGNLLLAQAQDHAVRGKITDAKTGELLSNVTVKVKGSNQSLQTNADGTFSISTNPNTILVITSTGYRPFEVKVGQLNQLDIKLESKVEQMDEVVVVGYGTQNRRSVTGSIAKVDKTVLQNTPRSNVATALQGTVPGLQVVNKSGTPGAAPMLKLRGGASIKSSSPPLVVIDGVIREMNDVSSDNIESIELLKDASATAIYGARANNGVVLITTKTGKSGQSTISYKFTGGFNQRREGYRYMNAGDYIYYTRLGYLNAGKTIETANGSRGLGLLTDNANLSSFDIRRYTADLDPLLAKGWQLVDDPYGGQIIYKDHSGEVEDILFRNTYTKDHYVNVSGGNDRGKYFAAFDAYDENGIIVGSNYKRYTADLNGSYKLKPNLEVATSVNLSTASQYGVGGSEVSALYRNLAIWPTFNPWVDEAKTRPNPGNGINDGNPLYWLSRMERNNETNRIVVNGSLKWDIIPGLYLKVSGNAYMKELLNEFFQKSTQTYANVFSNPETIGSTSRDAYRNINRDFQTQFNGILNYTKTFGEKHNLNAMLGAEYFNTKTDFMQVYGKNAPTDDIPTVNASTVFVAGNNTSSKSEYRIISSMGRLAYDYDGKYLLNAVYRLDGVSSLADGHRWGFFPGLSAGWNVHQETFFKNTKLADYISTLKPRLSYGENGNINGLGRYEVQGTYSLQTNYNGTAGYLNTQPVNGNLVWETSKTTGVGLDLGLWKDRVTLLFDYYNRKTKNLLTDLTLPSYIGFSSINTNLGTLQNKGLEFGLQARVLRNPDGINLNIGANAAFVKNKILELPNNGNENNRQGGLQIYDPTSGQVKWVGGYQEGQSLGDIYAYKQVSIFKDDAEVSSIAGNRTDNIAGITGPNLPVGKNGRITPGDVNWLDVDGNDIIDSRDQVYIGNINPKWTGGFTTNLSYKNLSLFSNWEFALGHKIYNDLVARTLGNYQGTFNYIELQKQAWSPTNTITDIPKVYFADQVGGSKQNYTRGNNANAVLNSNNSRFYEKGDYLALRELTLSYDMPKSLLEKSRVFSHARIYFTGSNLFYITKFSGPSPEPPVDANNLVTGIYLGTYPTPRSYVLGVQLSF
- a CDS encoding FadR/GntR family transcriptional regulator; the protein is MEPNSSLIEHLNTIDTSSLVDRAEKEIINLFVNQGLKVGDALPKEIELAETLGVSRTVVREAMLRLRMVGLIESKKHRGAVLTSPDLIKPLRKSLYPTIMENKTLQDLFEMRMVLEVGMADILFEHIQEKDIEELEAIVAKEPINADNTIFDIETEIAFHGKLYEITGNTILKDFQNMLLPVFQYVHSSGLLTSPSPSKSFISHRGLVDILKVGNAEVFRNAMRKHLDNHYQRLFLYKKSVG
- a CDS encoding glycoside hydrolase family 27 protein, giving the protein MRALSDYIHSMGLKAGLYSEGGKNTCGSIWDKDPKGIGVGMYGHEDQDAQLFFKEWNFDFIKVDWCGGLEMKLDDREQYTKIITAVQAVRPDVGFNLCRWQFPGEWAIKQVDSWRISQDIQPNFASVLHIIDLNRNLYPYSSPGHYNDMDMLQVGNGMTHEEDKTHFSMWCMLNSPLMAGNDLRKISKETLAILTNKEMIALNQDKAFKQAQAVFKAGEVEVWKKDLADPKRKALAILNRSDNETMFKLDTKVLNLSPKNRVRDLWLHRDEGNLGQNRKFILPPHGIIVLLLSE